In Topomyia yanbarensis strain Yona2022 chromosome 2, ASM3024719v1, whole genome shotgun sequence, one DNA window encodes the following:
- the LOC131682040 gene encoding nuclear hormone receptor FTZ-F1 beta isoform X1, producing the protein MTSTESRGNVSVTTINCGNDPSLSPANVGTIIPAGSSSGSSSSSNSSSNTPNASVNSSTIFGNVGIRITVPKMEESDESDTELSNIENTAKVNMREDSRASKGLPRPMSWEGELSEPEAMMIDNENSSSGIGPEMATIEKAEPLLVTKEEPSGPGITEPLALTANHSSSSSPLPSRMIKPEVGIPLINQSVASSYANSIPSSSSSSSINAKKLPDVINLKYEHSLAENLPAVNSPLLVRSKTTLLPANPSPDSAIHSVYTHSSPSQSPLTSRHAAYTPSLSRNNSDASYSSCYSYSSEFSPTHSPIQGRHNMFASGSYNGSPLHHSVLYKPMIDNEQALKLASQEEPVFDSEHLPSPGISRQQLINSPCPICGDKISGFHYGIFSCESCKGFFKRTVQNRKNYVCLRGAACPVTIATRKKCPACRFEKCLQKGMKLEAIREDRTRGGRSTYQCSYTLPGTILSPSLAGNDNGNNFPYSKFQSGGQFPPGSIGGSTGHQFKIESQQDVKSNSNSPAGMLTGNNGGEHVRPGVPQLLQEIMDVEHLWQYNAMELARLNQPPPPVTPAAIAASPLLSSAGITSESNPDLIANLCNIADHRLYKIVKWCKSLPLFKNISIDDQICLLINSWCELLLFSCCFRSMPTPGEIKISLGKSITLEQARHSGLQTCIERMLNLTDHLRRLRVDRYEYVAMKVIVLMSSDTSELKESEKVRASQEKALQALQAYTLAHYPETPAKFGELLLRIPELQRTCQLSFQVGKEMLTIKPKEGEEPSFNLLMELLRGEH; encoded by the exons ATGACATCAACGGAGTCGCGTGGAAACGTATCGGTTACAACGATCAACTGTGGGAATGATCCCAGCCTCAGCCCGGCAAACGTGGGCACTATAATTCCGGCGGGATCCAGCTCCGGTAGTAGCAGTAGTAGTAACAGCAGTAGTAACACCCCGAATGCTAGCGTCAACAGTAGTACGATCTTCGGGAATGTTGGTATCAGAataaccgtgccaaaaatggaagaATCCGACGAGTCTGATACAGAGCTTTCGAACATTGAAAATACAGCCAAGGTAAACATGCGAGAGGATAGTCGCGCTAGCAAAGGACTGCCCCGGCCAATGTCCTGGGAGGGGGAACTATCGGAACCGGAAGCGATGATGATTGACAACGAAAATAGTTCCAGTGGGATCGGTCCGGAGATGGCAACAATCGAAAAGGCAGAGCCATTGCTAGTAACTAAGGAGGAACCATCGGGGCCCGGTATAACCGAACCGTTGGCACTGACGGCCAATCACAGCAGTAGTAGCTCTCCCCTGCCAAGTAGAATGATCAAACCGGAAGTGGGCATTCCATTGATCAACCAAAGCGTTGCATCGAGCTACGCTAATTCCATTCCatctagtagtagtagtagtagtattaATGCTAAGAAACTCCCGGACGTAATCAACTTAAAGTACGAGCATAGCTTGGCGGAGAATCTTCCAGCAGTCAATTCACCGCTTTTGGTCCGTTCCAAAACTACACTCCTCCCGGCCAATCCGAGTCCAGATTCCGCCATTCACTCGGTATACACGCACAGTTCACCTAGCCAGTCTCCGTTGACATCACGCCATGCTGCCTACACGCCTTCGCTAAGCCGTAACAATAGCGATGCCTCGTACAGCAGCTGTTATTCGTACAGTTCCGAGTTCAGTCCGACACATTCTCCGATCCAGGGACGGCACAATATGTTCGCCAGCGGGTCCTACAACGGGTCTCCGCTGCATCACTCAGTATTATACAAGCCGATGATCGACAACGAGCAAGCACTGAAGCTTGCCAGTCAGGAGGAGCCGGTCTTCGACAGCGAACATCTTCCGTCCCCGGGAATCTCCCGGCAGCAGCTGATCAATAG TCCATGTCCCATTTGTGGAGATAAGATCTCCGGGTTCCATTATGGGATTTTCTCGTGCGAATCGTGCAAGGGATTCTTCAAGCGTACTGTGCAAAACCGGAAGAACTATGTGTGCCTTAGGGGAGCGGCCTGTCCGGTGACGATTGCGACACGGAAAAAGTGTCCCGCCTGCCGGTTCGAAAAGTGCCTTCAAAAGGGAATGAAGCTGGAAG CTATACGCGAAGATCGCACACGAGGCGGTCGTTCCACGTACCAGTGCTCATACACCCTGCCCGGTACGATTCTGAGCCCTTCGCTGGCCGGCAACGATAATGGCAACAACTTTCCGTACTCGAAATTCCAATCTGGCGGTCAGTTTCCACCGGGCAGCATCGGAGGTTCGACCGGTCATCAGTTCAAGATCGAGTCTCAACAGGACGTCAAAAGTAACTCGAACAGCCCTGCTGGCATGCTGACCGGGAATAACGGTGGCGAACACGTACGACCGGGTGTTCCACAGCTACTGCAG gaAATCATGGACGTCGAACATCTGTGGCAGTACAACGCTATGGAATTGGCGAGGTTGAATCAACCGCCACCGCCGGTAACTCCGGCAGCCATTGCCGCTAGCCCTCTGCTCTCCAGTGCCGGTATCACCAGCGAGAGTAATCCGGATCTGATCGCGAATCTGTGCAACATTGCGGACCATCGACTGTACAAAATAGTCAAGTGGTGCAAGAGTTTGCCTCTGTTTAAGAACATTTCG ATTGACGATCAGATCTGCCTGCTGATCAACTCGTGGTGTGAATTGTTGCTGTTTTCATGCTGCTTCCGGTCGATGCCGACTCCGGGGGAAATTAAGATCTCACTCGGAAAGTCGATCACGTTGGAGCAGGCCAGGCACAGCGGGTTGCAG ACCTGTATCGAACGAATGCTCAATCTGACCGATCATCTGCGGCGACTTCGCGTTGATCGTTACGAATACGTCGCTATGAAGGTGATCGTGCTCATGTCGTCGGATACCTCGGAACTAAAAGAATCGGAGAAAGTAAGAGCCAGTCAAGAGAAGGCTCTACAGGCACTTCAAGCTTACACGTTAGCTCACTACCCGGAAACTCCGGCCAAGTTTGGAGAGCTACTGTTGCGAATTCCAGAACTTCAGCGAACTTGTCAG CTTTCATTTCAGGTTGGCAAGGAGATGCTAACCATCAAGCCGAAGGAAGGCGAAGAACCGTCCTTTAATCTGCTGATGGAACTGCTCCGGGGAGAGCATTAG
- the LOC131682040 gene encoding nuclear hormone receptor FTZ-F1 beta isoform X2 has product MTSTESRGNVSVTTINCGNDPSLSPANVGTIIPAGSSSGSSSSSNSSSNTPNASVNSSTIFGNVGIRITVPKMEESDESDTELSNIENTAKVNMREDSRASKGLPRPMSWEGELSEPEAMMIDNENSSSGIGPEMATIEKAEPLLVTKEEPSGPGITEPLALTANHSSSSSPLPSRMIKPEVGIPLINQSVASSYANSIPSSSSSSSINAKKLPDVINLKYEHSLAENLPAVNSPLLVRSKTTLLPANPSPDSAIHSVYTHSSPSQSPLTSRHAAYTPSLSRNNSDASYSSCYSYSSEFSPTHSPIQGRHNMFASGSYNGSPLHHSVLYKPMIDNEQALKLASQEEPVFDSEHLPSPGISRQQLINSPCPICGDKISGFHYGIFSCESCKGFFKRTVQNRKNYVCLRGAACPVTIATRKKCPACRFEKCLQKGMKLEAIREDRTRGGRSTYQCSYTLPGTILSPSLAGNDNGNNFPYSKFQSGGQFPPGSIGGSTGHQFKIESQQDVKSNSNSPAGMLTGNNGGEHVRPGVPQLLQEIMDVEHLWQYNAMELARLNQPPPPVTPAAIAASPLLSSAGITSESNPDLIANLCNIADHRLYKIVKWCKSLPLFKNISIDDQICLLINSWCELLLFSCCFRSMPTPGEIKISLGKSITLEQARHSGLQTCIERMLNLTDHLRRLRVDRYEYVAMKVIVLMSSDTSELKESEKVRASQEKALQALQAYTLAHYPETPAKFGELLLRIPELQRTCQVGKEMLTIKPKEGEEPSFNLLMELLRGEH; this is encoded by the exons ATGACATCAACGGAGTCGCGTGGAAACGTATCGGTTACAACGATCAACTGTGGGAATGATCCCAGCCTCAGCCCGGCAAACGTGGGCACTATAATTCCGGCGGGATCCAGCTCCGGTAGTAGCAGTAGTAGTAACAGCAGTAGTAACACCCCGAATGCTAGCGTCAACAGTAGTACGATCTTCGGGAATGTTGGTATCAGAataaccgtgccaaaaatggaagaATCCGACGAGTCTGATACAGAGCTTTCGAACATTGAAAATACAGCCAAGGTAAACATGCGAGAGGATAGTCGCGCTAGCAAAGGACTGCCCCGGCCAATGTCCTGGGAGGGGGAACTATCGGAACCGGAAGCGATGATGATTGACAACGAAAATAGTTCCAGTGGGATCGGTCCGGAGATGGCAACAATCGAAAAGGCAGAGCCATTGCTAGTAACTAAGGAGGAACCATCGGGGCCCGGTATAACCGAACCGTTGGCACTGACGGCCAATCACAGCAGTAGTAGCTCTCCCCTGCCAAGTAGAATGATCAAACCGGAAGTGGGCATTCCATTGATCAACCAAAGCGTTGCATCGAGCTACGCTAATTCCATTCCatctagtagtagtagtagtagtattaATGCTAAGAAACTCCCGGACGTAATCAACTTAAAGTACGAGCATAGCTTGGCGGAGAATCTTCCAGCAGTCAATTCACCGCTTTTGGTCCGTTCCAAAACTACACTCCTCCCGGCCAATCCGAGTCCAGATTCCGCCATTCACTCGGTATACACGCACAGTTCACCTAGCCAGTCTCCGTTGACATCACGCCATGCTGCCTACACGCCTTCGCTAAGCCGTAACAATAGCGATGCCTCGTACAGCAGCTGTTATTCGTACAGTTCCGAGTTCAGTCCGACACATTCTCCGATCCAGGGACGGCACAATATGTTCGCCAGCGGGTCCTACAACGGGTCTCCGCTGCATCACTCAGTATTATACAAGCCGATGATCGACAACGAGCAAGCACTGAAGCTTGCCAGTCAGGAGGAGCCGGTCTTCGACAGCGAACATCTTCCGTCCCCGGGAATCTCCCGGCAGCAGCTGATCAATAG TCCATGTCCCATTTGTGGAGATAAGATCTCCGGGTTCCATTATGGGATTTTCTCGTGCGAATCGTGCAAGGGATTCTTCAAGCGTACTGTGCAAAACCGGAAGAACTATGTGTGCCTTAGGGGAGCGGCCTGTCCGGTGACGATTGCGACACGGAAAAAGTGTCCCGCCTGCCGGTTCGAAAAGTGCCTTCAAAAGGGAATGAAGCTGGAAG CTATACGCGAAGATCGCACACGAGGCGGTCGTTCCACGTACCAGTGCTCATACACCCTGCCCGGTACGATTCTGAGCCCTTCGCTGGCCGGCAACGATAATGGCAACAACTTTCCGTACTCGAAATTCCAATCTGGCGGTCAGTTTCCACCGGGCAGCATCGGAGGTTCGACCGGTCATCAGTTCAAGATCGAGTCTCAACAGGACGTCAAAAGTAACTCGAACAGCCCTGCTGGCATGCTGACCGGGAATAACGGTGGCGAACACGTACGACCGGGTGTTCCACAGCTACTGCAG gaAATCATGGACGTCGAACATCTGTGGCAGTACAACGCTATGGAATTGGCGAGGTTGAATCAACCGCCACCGCCGGTAACTCCGGCAGCCATTGCCGCTAGCCCTCTGCTCTCCAGTGCCGGTATCACCAGCGAGAGTAATCCGGATCTGATCGCGAATCTGTGCAACATTGCGGACCATCGACTGTACAAAATAGTCAAGTGGTGCAAGAGTTTGCCTCTGTTTAAGAACATTTCG ATTGACGATCAGATCTGCCTGCTGATCAACTCGTGGTGTGAATTGTTGCTGTTTTCATGCTGCTTCCGGTCGATGCCGACTCCGGGGGAAATTAAGATCTCACTCGGAAAGTCGATCACGTTGGAGCAGGCCAGGCACAGCGGGTTGCAG ACCTGTATCGAACGAATGCTCAATCTGACCGATCATCTGCGGCGACTTCGCGTTGATCGTTACGAATACGTCGCTATGAAGGTGATCGTGCTCATGTCGTCGGATACCTCGGAACTAAAAGAATCGGAGAAAGTAAGAGCCAGTCAAGAGAAGGCTCTACAGGCACTTCAAGCTTACACGTTAGCTCACTACCCGGAAACTCCGGCCAAGTTTGGAGAGCTACTGTTGCGAATTCCAGAACTTCAGCGAACTTGTCAG GTTGGCAAGGAGATGCTAACCATCAAGCCGAAGGAAGGCGAAGAACCGTCCTTTAATCTGCTGATGGAACTGCTCCGGGGAGAGCATTAG